The following proteins come from a genomic window of Natronosalvus vescus:
- a CDS encoding phosphatase PAP2 family protein, with the protein MTRDLGVTVALREHLPEWAVEAFAALALLGDLIVIVPLLGLLYLLEVGSNLRSDRLEEPLCSERTVFLIATVFGGLAFVVLVKGSFALPRPPADLHAVETSKHGFPSGHVMAATIFWGALALWLERAQLLTRVTIATLVVAIVALSRLALGVHYLVDVVASVAFGILYLAVIGYVVGIRPLRVFLVAIAIAALALVVTGGETRAILALVGTVGAVIGWQLVELPVVRRTLTRA; encoded by the coding sequence ATGACTCGAGATCTCGGTGTCACCGTCGCCCTCCGTGAACACCTCCCGGAGTGGGCCGTCGAGGCCTTCGCCGCCCTTGCATTGCTCGGGGATCTCATCGTCATCGTCCCCCTCCTGGGACTGCTGTACCTCCTCGAGGTCGGTTCCAACCTTAGATCCGACCGTCTAGAGGAGCCACTGTGCTCCGAGAGAACGGTGTTCCTGATCGCCACAGTCTTCGGCGGCCTGGCGTTCGTCGTCCTCGTGAAAGGATCCTTTGCCCTTCCACGGCCACCCGCAGACCTGCACGCCGTCGAGACCAGCAAACACGGCTTCCCGAGCGGACACGTAATGGCCGCCACGATCTTCTGGGGGGCGCTCGCGCTGTGGCTCGAGCGCGCCCAACTCCTAACTCGAGTAACGATCGCCACCCTCGTCGTCGCCATCGTGGCCCTCTCCAGGCTCGCCCTTGGCGTCCACTACCTCGTCGACGTGGTCGCCTCGGTCGCATTCGGTATCCTCTATCTTGCGGTGATCGGGTACGTGGTCGGGATTCGCCCGCTACGCGTCTTCCTCGTCGCAATCGCAATCGCCGCCCTTGCGCTGGTCGTTACTGGCGGCGAAACACGGGCCATACTCGCTCTGGTCGGCACTGTTGGAGCCGTCATTGGCTGGCAACTCGTGGAGCTACCAGTCGTTCGACGGACGCTCACTCGAGCGTAA
- a CDS encoding GDP-mannose 4,6-dehydratase: protein MNILVTGGAGFIGGHLAESFVTDGHQVTVLDNLEPFYDVGIKRHTIETTRTAANDTDGTYQFVEGDVRDADLVTQLVTEADIVYHQAAQAGVRTSVEDPSKPNSINVNGTMNVLEAARDTDLERVVLASSSSVYGVPESLPYVEDQRKQPTSPYGVSKLAAEEYARVFHDVYGLPTVSLRYFTVYGPRMRPNMAISNFVSRCINGEPPVIYGDGTQTRDFTQVGDVVRVNHQLMTDDAADGEALNVGSTDNISIDDLARVIRNEIDPSLEIVYDEARAGDAEHTHADVSKANRLLGYDPSTSIREGVRSFIEWYEANRDWYEPLVRRS, encoded by the coding sequence ATGAACATTCTCGTCACGGGCGGCGCAGGATTCATCGGCGGCCATCTCGCCGAGTCTTTCGTCACCGACGGCCACCAGGTAACCGTCCTCGACAACCTCGAGCCGTTTTACGACGTCGGGATCAAACGTCACACGATCGAGACCACCCGTACAGCCGCGAACGACACCGACGGAACCTACCAGTTCGTCGAGGGCGACGTCCGCGACGCCGACCTCGTCACCCAACTCGTCACCGAAGCCGACATCGTCTATCACCAGGCTGCACAGGCGGGCGTCCGCACGAGCGTTGAGGATCCCTCGAAACCGAACTCGATCAACGTCAATGGCACGATGAACGTCCTCGAGGCCGCCCGCGACACCGACCTTGAGCGCGTCGTCCTCGCGAGTTCCTCCTCGGTGTACGGCGTGCCCGAATCCCTCCCCTACGTCGAAGACCAGCGAAAACAACCGACGAGCCCCTACGGCGTGTCGAAACTCGCCGCCGAGGAGTACGCACGCGTCTTCCACGACGTGTACGGCTTACCCACGGTCTCATTGCGCTATTTCACGGTGTACGGGCCGCGCATGCGACCCAACATGGCCATCTCGAATTTCGTCTCGCGATGTATCAACGGCGAGCCACCCGTCATCTACGGCGACGGAACCCAGACGCGGGACTTCACGCAGGTCGGCGACGTCGTCAGGGTGAACCACCAGCTTATGACCGACGACGCCGCCGACGGCGAAGCCCTCAACGTCGGCAGCACCGACAACATCTCGATCGACGACCTGGCACGGGTCATCCGCAACGAAATCGACCCGTCGCTCGAGATCGTGTACGACGAAGCTCGAGCCGGCGACGCCGAACACACCCATGCGGACGTCTCGAAGGCCAACCGCCTCCTCGGCTACGATCCGTCGACGTCGATCCGAGAGGGCGTCCGATCGTTCATCGAGTGGTACGAGGCAAACCGTGACTGGTACGAACCGCTGGTACGACGATCCTGA
- a CDS encoding VanZ family protein, which produces MTIPVPLFPRSLRLGGVFAVAAIIFYFSILAIPPETPSPDTLPLPTWNHVLAYVTLGLSLAYAITDRNLPRSRKMLLVFVIATGYGALIELGQGLVPARHMSGIDILINAVAVAISLGWYLIEPRVQFVSVSKRTLEQSLGS; this is translated from the coding sequence ATGACAATTCCCGTTCCGTTGTTTCCGCGTTCCCTGCGACTGGGTGGCGTCTTCGCCGTCGCGGCTATCATCTTCTACTTCTCCATACTCGCTATACCGCCTGAGACGCCATCGCCGGATACCCTGCCGCTTCCAACCTGGAATCACGTCCTCGCGTACGTTACACTCGGTCTCTCCCTTGCCTACGCTATCACCGACCGGAACCTCCCTCGCTCACGGAAAATGCTCCTCGTGTTCGTCATCGCAACTGGATACGGCGCCCTGATCGAACTTGGCCAGGGACTCGTTCCTGCCCGACACATGAGTGGCATCGACATCCTGATCAACGCCGTCGCCGTCGCGATCAGTCTTGGCTGGTATCTCATCGAGCCGCGGGTTCAGTTCGTGAGTGTTTCGAAGCGGACGCTCGAGCAATCGCTCGGATCTTGA
- a CDS encoding sugar transferase, producing MLTGWRYRIAGFTGTVAIVVGAVLLANHPAAQALFTTHVPLFNRLEPTVLEGESRRWAILLSVVFVGGALLPLYKPQPRRLLDTVFLAQKRVVVGGLAMATLGYFKWSHRLPRQTLAMTVAILVVVIPLWFVWMRRRPTGEPGRTLLVGDDLEQIEQIAPTINAPVIGYLCPTRIVHHQGKASARIDDVLTDGGTVSDSRLAEIEATIDQYGRLGAMTRLGGLSRLEDVLLEHDVDTVVLAFAQPDRAEFFGALDACHEHGVSAKVHREYADSVLVSEGDVGELVDVDLEPWDPFDHVFKRVFDVMFATVGLVVFAPLFVLIAAAIKMDSRGPVFYSQDRTAGFGETFSVYKFRSMLPESEDVNPGEDDSRVTRVGCFLRKTHLDELPQLWSIFVGDMSVVGPRAAWTEEERLLEQDVSSWRKRWFVKPGLTGLAQINDAKSTDPDLKLRYDLEYIRKQSVWFDLQIVIRQIWNVVEDIAETVRD from the coding sequence ATGCTTACTGGGTGGCGCTATCGCATTGCTGGATTTACAGGAACCGTGGCCATAGTCGTTGGCGCGGTTCTCCTCGCGAACCATCCAGCCGCTCAGGCCCTGTTCACCACCCACGTTCCGTTGTTTAATCGGCTCGAGCCAACCGTTCTCGAGGGCGAGTCACGTCGCTGGGCGATTTTGTTGAGCGTCGTGTTCGTCGGTGGGGCGTTGCTTCCGTTGTACAAACCCCAACCACGACGGTTGCTCGACACCGTGTTTCTGGCACAGAAACGCGTCGTCGTCGGCGGGCTGGCAATGGCGACGCTCGGATACTTCAAATGGAGTCATCGACTCCCGCGCCAGACACTCGCGATGACCGTGGCGATTCTCGTCGTGGTAATTCCGCTCTGGTTCGTCTGGATGCGCCGCCGACCGACTGGAGAGCCCGGTCGAACGCTTCTCGTCGGCGACGACCTCGAGCAGATCGAGCAAATTGCGCCGACGATCAACGCACCAGTGATCGGCTACCTGTGCCCCACGCGTATCGTGCACCACCAGGGGAAGGCTTCTGCGCGCATCGACGACGTGCTGACTGACGGAGGCACCGTCAGCGATTCGAGACTTGCCGAAATCGAAGCCACCATCGATCAGTACGGGCGACTTGGCGCGATGACCAGACTCGGCGGGCTCTCGCGCCTCGAGGACGTCCTGCTCGAGCACGACGTCGACACTGTCGTGCTGGCGTTCGCCCAGCCCGATCGGGCGGAGTTCTTCGGTGCGCTCGATGCGTGTCACGAACACGGTGTCTCGGCGAAAGTGCACCGAGAGTACGCCGACAGCGTGCTGGTGTCAGAAGGTGACGTGGGTGAGCTCGTGGACGTGGATCTCGAGCCGTGGGATCCGTTCGATCACGTATTCAAGCGGGTGTTCGACGTGATGTTCGCGACCGTTGGATTGGTCGTGTTCGCACCGCTTTTCGTCCTTATCGCCGCAGCCATCAAGATGGACAGTCGCGGGCCGGTGTTCTACAGCCAGGATCGAACCGCTGGCTTCGGGGAGACGTTTTCCGTGTACAAGTTCCGGTCGATGCTTCCCGAGAGCGAGGACGTCAACCCGGGCGAAGACGACAGTCGCGTGACGCGCGTTGGGTGCTTCCTCCGGAAGACCCACCTGGATGAGTTACCTCAGCTGTGGTCGATCTTCGTCGGGGACATGAGCGTCGTCGGGCCACGAGCCGCCTGGACTGAGGAAGAACGGTTACTCGAGCAAGACGTCTCGTCGTGGCGCAAACGCTGGTTCGTGAAACCCGGGTTGACGGGGCTGGCACAGATCAACGACGCCAAGAGTACGGATCCGGATCTGAAGCTTCGATACGACCTCGAGTACATTCGTAAGCAGTCGGTGTGGTTCGATTTACAGATCGTGATTCGGCAGATCTGGAATGTGGTCGAAGACATCGCTGAAACCGTTCGTGATTGA
- a CDS encoding glycosyltransferase, which translates to MNQNEQSDANSEREIRASSDTFSVLISVYKNDDPKHFQIALESIFGQTLVPTEVVIVADGPLTSELDEVIEEFVFRHLETIQVVRLETNQGLGAALRTGLEACSYDRVARMDADDVAVSERFEEQVAYLKSNPDVDVVGSHVGEFRTDPENVDTVRSVPSSASAVESMARFRCPTNHPSVMYRRQAVLEAGNYRPLRSMQDYELWMRMLSQGYTIENLPQVLVKCRAGEDLYRRRGGLSYARLEFSLQREFHRSGMISGVEFIRNIVYRVPIRLIPSRLRGAIYKVALRD; encoded by the coding sequence ATGAACCAAAACGAACAGAGTGACGCTAATTCAGAGCGTGAAATAAGGGCGTCCAGTGATACCTTTTCGGTACTAATCAGTGTCTACAAAAACGATGATCCCAAGCATTTTCAGATTGCTCTCGAGAGTATTTTTGGTCAAACACTCGTACCTACCGAGGTCGTCATCGTCGCTGATGGGCCACTGACGTCGGAATTGGACGAAGTGATCGAGGAATTCGTTTTTCGACATTTAGAAACAATACAGGTAGTTCGCCTCGAGACGAATCAAGGACTCGGTGCAGCACTTCGAACTGGACTCGAGGCATGTTCGTACGATCGGGTAGCACGAATGGACGCCGATGATGTCGCCGTTTCAGAGCGTTTCGAAGAGCAAGTAGCGTATCTCAAGTCGAACCCAGACGTCGATGTCGTAGGGAGTCACGTCGGAGAATTTCGCACCGATCCAGAGAACGTTGACACTGTTCGATCAGTACCGTCCTCTGCGTCAGCGGTTGAATCGATGGCCCGCTTTCGGTGTCCGACGAACCATCCCAGCGTGATGTACCGTCGTCAGGCTGTTCTCGAGGCAGGGAATTATCGTCCACTTCGATCGATGCAGGATTACGAGTTATGGATGCGGATGCTGTCACAGGGATATACGATCGAGAACCTTCCACAAGTTCTGGTGAAATGCCGAGCCGGAGAAGACCTCTATCGCCGTCGGGGCGGGTTGTCGTATGCTCGTCTCGAATTCTCTTTACAGCGTGAGTTCCACCGGTCAGGGATGATTTCTGGTGTCGAATTTATTCGGAATATTGTATACCGAGTTCCGATTAGACTGATTCCATCTCGCCTCCGTGGTGCTATTTACAAGGTTGCGCTACGCGATTAG
- a CDS encoding TolB family protein — MYDDDGNQSIAATDAWNYQQGSRVQWHPTQDDRILFNDVQDGNLVTRIVDVNGEEIDRYDWPLQAIAPTGEEFISLNYHRLDRNRPDYGYGLDDPTVIPDPSNDGLWRVYLDDGSADLLVCLGDLIDNDVEQANHYLNHVLYNPSGDRFVFLHRWRDSRGRNSRLYASDDIDEPLLDWSTISHYCWLDDEQLLVWGTSETYGSKYHVVDTTTGKVALLGTFEEYGDGHPSLSPDGQWIVTDTYPDRARQRHLLLYDRKKGREIEIGRFLSPFEYEGVNRCDLHPRWRPDGTAISIDSTHEGVRRSYIIDVSNIVND, encoded by the coding sequence TTGTATGATGACGATGGTAACCAATCGATAGCAGCTACGGACGCCTGGAACTATCAGCAGGGCAGTCGGGTACAGTGGCACCCAACACAGGACGACAGGATCCTCTTCAATGACGTCCAGGACGGTAACCTCGTTACCCGTATCGTAGACGTGAACGGTGAGGAAATTGATCGCTACGACTGGCCATTGCAGGCGATCGCCCCCACTGGTGAGGAATTCATATCACTCAACTACCATCGCTTAGATCGAAACAGACCAGATTACGGGTACGGTCTTGATGATCCCACAGTAATACCAGATCCTTCCAATGACGGGCTCTGGCGTGTATACCTTGACGACGGATCTGCTGACCTATTGGTCTGCTTGGGCGACCTCATAGATAACGACGTGGAACAGGCGAACCACTACTTGAACCATGTCCTGTATAATCCATCAGGTGACCGGTTCGTGTTCCTCCATCGATGGCGCGATAGCCGCGGACGAAATTCCCGACTGTACGCCTCGGATGATATCGATGAACCGCTGTTAGACTGGTCGACTATCTCCCATTACTGTTGGCTCGACGATGAGCAATTGCTCGTCTGGGGCACTTCTGAAACGTATGGGAGCAAATACCACGTTGTCGATACCACAACGGGGAAGGTCGCACTACTCGGTACCTTTGAGGAGTACGGTGACGGCCATCCATCTCTTTCACCCGATGGCCAGTGGATCGTCACCGATACCTATCCTGATCGTGCTCGACAACGTCACCTCCTGCTCTATGACAGGAAAAAAGGCCGTGAGATCGAAATCGGTCGGTTTCTTTCTCCGTTCGAATACGAGGGTGTGAACAGATGTGACCTCCACCCACGCTGGAGACCTGATGGAACTGCAATATCAATCGATTCTACTCACGAAGGCGTTCGAAGAAGTTACATCATCGATGTGTCGAACATCGTCAACGACTAA
- a CDS encoding glycosyltransferase, whose translation MGTDLLYIVSTLRRSGPTNQLYYILKYLDEEFDATVLTLSPEPEDTELPRFRNLDITYDTLGLSRVEGVTIGPKRLRSVVSKHDPDVIHTQGIRADTLSAAFLSKYPRVTTIRNYPYDDYPAKFGKLQGTAMAWEHLRVFNRLDQPVACSKTIAGMVEPHGIDAVPIQNGVDHHKFTPPTDSRKKELRRELELPEEKRIFVSVGSLIPRKDPELLIRGFVQSDLSDSLLLFLGDGPLRESCEELARTTSSIKFKGWVENVNEYLQAADYFVTASHSEGLPNAVMEALSTGLPVCLSDIDPHRELVTSHTEGVFFEIGKRDNLEKALHTLVNSDYERNSNLARDTAVNQLSAEHMSHEYQQIYNRY comes from the coding sequence ATGGGAACGGATCTGCTTTACATTGTTTCGACACTCCGTCGCAGCGGCCCTACGAACCAGCTCTATTACATCCTCAAATACCTTGACGAGGAGTTCGACGCTACGGTGTTGACGCTCTCACCAGAACCCGAGGATACCGAGCTCCCTCGATTTCGGAATCTCGACATCACGTACGATACGCTCGGTCTCTCTCGAGTCGAAGGCGTGACCATTGGGCCCAAGCGACTCCGCTCGGTGGTTTCCAAACACGATCCAGATGTTATCCATACACAAGGAATTCGAGCAGACACGCTTTCTGCCGCGTTCCTCTCCAAGTATCCTCGAGTGACGACGATTCGGAATTACCCGTACGACGACTACCCAGCAAAGTTCGGGAAGCTCCAGGGAACGGCAATGGCGTGGGAACACCTTCGCGTCTTCAACCGCTTGGATCAGCCTGTTGCGTGCTCCAAAACGATCGCTGGCATGGTGGAACCACACGGTATTGATGCGGTTCCGATACAGAACGGTGTCGATCATCACAAGTTTACGCCGCCAACCGACTCGAGGAAGAAAGAGCTTCGGCGAGAGCTAGAACTTCCAGAAGAGAAACGGATCTTCGTTTCCGTCGGATCATTAATTCCGAGGAAAGATCCTGAACTGCTCATCCGTGGGTTTGTACAGAGTGACCTCAGTGACTCGTTATTACTTTTCTTAGGAGACGGTCCACTTCGTGAGTCGTGCGAGGAATTAGCTAGAACAACATCATCGATCAAATTCAAGGGTTGGGTAGAGAACGTCAATGAGTATTTACAGGCAGCAGATTATTTCGTCACTGCTTCTCACTCTGAAGGCTTACCCAATGCAGTAATGGAAGCCTTGTCAACGGGGCTACCGGTATGTCTTTCTGATATTGATCCGCATCGAGAGTTAGTCACGAGTCATACTGAAGGTGTTTTTTTTGAAATAGGTAAGCGGGATAATCTAGAAAAAGCGTTACACACTCTTGTGAACAGCGACTACGAACGGAATTCTAATTTGGCGCGCGATACGGCAGTGAATCAACTCAGTGCCGAACATATGTCCCATGAATATCAACAGATCTACAATAGATATTAG
- a CDS encoding methyltransferase — protein MLKGLFLRAVRIYNEDGAIELISKSKKFAFRFIKNGFKVHRYQTDERVDTQKRLEIIQKQIDENDSSLLDIGCADGYLTSKFHEKGLFCIGVDQAEQMLAIARSGRQYKDGLGFIRKEITPDSLSKLPDFDVILLLTVYHHWVNSYGLKTAEDMLVELTEKGNKLFFQPPGKEIHNNVQKSSDQSIEEYYMNYLKETLPESTDIKLLDTTDYTDGERRDPLYLIMRN, from the coding sequence ATGCTGAAGGGATTATTCCTAAGGGCGGTAAGAATATACAACGAAGATGGAGCGATCGAGCTAATATCAAAATCCAAAAAATTTGCCTTTAGATTCATCAAAAACGGGTTTAAAGTACATCGGTATCAGACTGATGAACGAGTTGATACACAAAAACGGTTGGAAATAATACAAAAACAGATCGATGAAAATGATTCAAGTCTATTAGATATTGGATGTGCTGATGGATATCTCACTTCAAAATTTCACGAGAAGGGCTTGTTTTGCATTGGGGTAGATCAGGCCGAACAAATGCTTGCAATAGCCCGCTCAGGACGCCAGTATAAAGATGGTCTCGGTTTCATTAGGAAGGAAATTACCCCTGATTCATTATCTAAACTACCAGATTTCGACGTAATTTTATTATTGACCGTATATCATCATTGGGTGAATTCATACGGTCTTAAAACGGCAGAAGATATGCTAGTCGAGCTTACTGAAAAGGGAAACAAATTATTTTTCCAACCTCCGGGAAAAGAGATCCACAATAACGTTCAAAAGTCTTCAGACCAGTCAATTGAGGAGTATTATATGAACTATTTGAAAGAAACACTTCCAGAGAGCACTGATATTAAATTACTTGATACTACGGATTACACTGATGGCGAAAGGCGCGACCCTCTTTATCTAATCATGAGAAATTAG
- a CDS encoding O-antigen ligase family protein, which translates to MSYSKWKQSRIPQTAIFSAIAIIGIILIFLSQSRRVFIYLFICIFLILGTNFGQRTRLIELVMKGTVAVISLGLVGFLMYVSGILPPIFAERLDVFEGRGSLENRYVPILLAARYFSETMILGSGYNNFELHLNDLAVTAAEEHYAHKPHNMLIIPFVEGGIFAGFGILALVGIICWRSIISWRAGRFNNSEVEFVFVACTIAFFAAQMFGVLSILRVNWLIIFLGLVSLHIITDKTRMSELRNGRK; encoded by the coding sequence ATGTCTTACTCGAAATGGAAACAGAGTCGGATACCACAGACTGCCATTTTTTCTGCCATAGCGATTATCGGGATTATTTTAATATTTCTTTCACAATCTAGGCGTGTGTTTATTTATCTATTCATCTGTATTTTTCTCATTCTCGGTACCAATTTTGGACAGCGTACTCGATTGATTGAGTTAGTTATGAAAGGAACGGTGGCAGTAATATCCCTTGGATTAGTTGGGTTTTTAATGTATGTGTCTGGAATATTACCGCCAATATTCGCAGAGAGATTAGATGTTTTTGAGGGGCGCGGTTCATTAGAGAATAGATATGTGCCGATACTATTAGCTGCCAGATACTTCAGTGAAACTATGATACTCGGGTCAGGATATAATAACTTTGAGTTACATTTGAATGACTTAGCAGTAACAGCAGCAGAAGAACATTATGCTCACAAACCACATAATATGCTTATCATCCCATTTGTGGAGGGTGGCATTTTCGCCGGTTTTGGGATTTTAGCTTTAGTGGGCATTATTTGTTGGAGGTCGATCATCAGCTGGAGAGCAGGGAGGTTTAATAATTCAGAAGTCGAATTTGTGTTTGTAGCCTGTACAATTGCTTTCTTCGCGGCACAAATGTTTGGAGTTCTATCAATTTTACGAGTTAATTGGCTAATTATATTTTTAGGACTAGTATCACTCCATATTATAACAGACAAAACAAGGATGTCCGAATTGAGGAACGGGCGAAAATAA
- a CDS encoding glycosyltransferase family 2 protein, with translation MKVNSITEKSTDPIVSVVIPTYNRHQQTQRSVNSVTQQSYTNLELIVVDDGSDQPIEETLTVPEEVFTRYCVVRHEENLGANAARNTGVKLACGDYISFLDSDDEFQKDYIESVINAFEKSCSDCAGVYTSYEKVFHDGSKEVSEVIDGKTQLGDLKVRNEIGSFSCVTIKHDILTEVGLLDEELPSKQDYDFYLRVLKNGYYFHGLNEPKVNHYVHDDRISTNTKAKELGSAMLFEKHSDVLNQRWISNSLLNRGFINANQGNIHASRQLFWTSLKYDPKNIKAYVFLLLSIFGRQTFKIATYLSHKFRQRR, from the coding sequence ATGAAGGTCAATTCAATCACTGAAAAAAGTACGGATCCGATTGTGTCAGTAGTCATACCCACATATAATCGTCACCAACAAACGCAACGTTCAGTGAACTCAGTTACCCAGCAATCGTATACAAATCTCGAATTGATTGTTGTGGATGATGGATCAGACCAACCAATTGAGGAAACACTCACAGTGCCTGAAGAAGTCTTTACTCGGTATTGTGTAGTTCGGCATGAGGAAAATCTGGGTGCAAACGCGGCCAGAAACACGGGTGTGAAATTAGCATGTGGTGATTACATATCATTCCTTGATTCAGATGACGAATTCCAAAAAGACTATATTGAGTCTGTAATCAATGCTTTTGAAAAATCTTGTTCAGATTGTGCTGGAGTCTATACATCATATGAAAAAGTTTTCCATGATGGTTCCAAGGAGGTTAGTGAAGTAATTGATGGGAAAACACAGTTAGGTGATTTAAAAGTAAGGAACGAAATTGGATCATTTTCCTGTGTTACAATTAAGCATGATATCCTAACTGAAGTTGGGCTGTTAGATGAAGAGCTACCTTCAAAACAAGATTACGATTTTTATTTGCGAGTATTAAAAAATGGATATTATTTTCACGGATTGAATGAACCGAAGGTGAATCACTATGTCCATGATGATCGAATCTCAACGAATACAAAAGCTAAAGAGCTTGGTTCAGCCATGCTATTTGAGAAGCATTCAGATGTCCTTAATCAAAGATGGATTTCAAATTCGTTACTTAACCGGGGTTTCATAAATGCTAATCAAGGTAATATTCACGCCTCTCGCCAACTTTTCTGGACATCTCTCAAATATGATCCGAAAAACATCAAAGCATATGTGTTCTTATTATTGTCAATTTTCGGAAGACAAACGTTCAAGATAGCTACTTATTTATCGCACAAATTTAGACAAAGACGTTAA